The DNA window GCCTGCGTGCCACGTGGCGCGATGCCCGGGCCGACGCCACCGCGATGAGCCTGCGCGACGAGGAAGGCGGCGTGGTGCTGCGCGGCAGCGTGTATGAAACGGCGCAGCATGCGCAGACGCGCCGCACGTTGGCCAGCGTGGCGCGCGCGCGCTGGCATCGCGACGGCATGTTGCTGGGTGCCTTCCTGTCGCAACGCGATTATGGCGATGGCGGCAGCAACGAGGTGGCAGGGTTCGACGGCCAGTGGCGTGGCGGCGGCACGCAGGCATCAATGCTGCTGATGCACTCGCAAAACAGCGCCGGCTTCGTCGACGAGCCCCGCGAGGCCACCGTGAAAGTCCCCACGCGCAGCGGCAGCTACGGGCAGGGCCGGTACGTGCACATCAGCGACGACTGGTGGAACGAAGTGAAGGTGGAAGCGATCGGCCCCGGCTTCGTCAACGACAATGGCTTCGTGCCGCAGACCGGCGTGGTGAAGACGGACATCAACCTGAACCGCCGCCTGGGCGAGCACAACGTGCCCGTCCCGGCGCCCGGCATCGCGCCGCTGAAACTCTACGAACTGGAAGCGCACCTGGGCCTGCACGAGATCCGCACGCTGTCCGATGCCACGCTGGGCCAGCGGGCCAACCAGGTGGTGCAACGCAAGCTGCAGCCGGGGATCTGGTTCCGCGCGGGCCGCCAGACGGACCTGTGGGCCAACCTGGGCTTCGACCAGCAACGGGCGCACCGCCAGGGCAGGCTGCACGACACGCCGGCCCTGCACTTCGGCTTTGCCTCGTCGCCGCTGCCGTGGATGCCCGTACTGAAGGGCGAGGTCACACTGGGCCGGCAGCTCGACGTGGATGCCGACCGGGTCGGCCGCGGCGGCAATGTCGTCATCGATGCCGGCTTCCGCTTTCCGCTGGGCGCGCTGGGCGCACTGGCACGGGGCTGGGCGATGGAATCGGATGTGCGTGTGAACCGCGCGTGGATCGAGGGCACGCTCGGCCGCCCGGCATTCGCCGACAACGGCTGGCGCTGGCTCGGCATGCTGCACTTCACGGCCAGCGATTCGCTGCGGCTGCTGGCGCAGAACACCTCGTCGTCGCGGCGCGACGATGGCGTGTCCGGGCTGCCACTGTGGGCCGAGCGGGGCTCGCACCGCTCGCTGCTGTACCGGCACCTGTGGCGGCATGGCCGCTCGATGTCGGTCGGCTACGCGCGCGACCGGGCCAGCGAAGCCAACACGGTCAACAAGGCGCTGACCATCAAGATGCAGTGGGAGGTATAACGCCGCCGCCCCGGCTGCCGCCACGATGTCATCGTGCCGTCATACGCGTCCCCTACGCTGTGCGGATCGCAGGCACGCCGGATGACAGCGCGGGGGCCTGCTCATCAAGAGGCGGCCCACCATGCATCCAATCGCTTACGTATTTGCCGGCGCCGGCGACACCGCGGCATGGATCGCGCTCGGCGTCATTTCGGCCGTGGCGGCCTGGCTGTTGCGCGACGGCCTGCGGCTCGTCGTCCACCTGCGCGCTGCGGACAGCCTGATCGCGGCGGGCATGGCCGAGCAGGATGCGCTGCGGGCCGCCGGCTGCCTGTTCTGGCAACTGCCCTGGTACCGGCGCATCTTCAGGCGCTATCCCGAATTGGAGAGCTGACTGTCATCATGCGGTCAAGATCGCGGGTTAACGTTGGAAACCCTTGTGCCGGCATGCCGCGCACGGTTCAACCCCAAGGATTCCGATGACAGAAAAGGTTTACAACGTGCTGTTCCTCTGCACCGGCAACGCGGTGCGCAGCATCATGGCCGAAGCGCTCGTGACGACGATGGGCAACGGCAGGTTCCGCGGCTTTTCCGCGGGCAGCCGCCCTGCCGGCAGCGTCGATCCGCTGGCGCTCGAGCAGATCGCGCCGACCGGCTACCCGCTCGATCGCCTGCGCAGCAAGAGCTGGGACGAGTTCGCGGCGCCCGGTGCACCGCAGATGGACTTCATCTTCACCGTGTGCGACGACGCCGCCGGCGAATCGTGCCCGTTCTGGCCCGGCCACCCGATCACCGCGCACTGGAGCGTGGAAGATCCCGCTGTTGTACAGGGCACCGAGGAGCACCGGCGCGCCGCCTACCACCAGGCATTCCACCAGATCCGCGCGCGCATGAGCATCTTCGTGGCGCTGCCGCTGCACATGCTGGAAAAGAATGCCATCCACCAGGAACTGGCGGCGATTGGCCGGGCGGCCTGAACATCCGGGGCCAGCGCATCTCAGACTAGATTAACTGCCAGCACAAAGGAAATCTTGCCGACGTCGGCGCCCTTCTTCTCGACGCTGACCGAACGCAGGACGGGCATCACGAGCGAGGTACCAGGCTCATAGACCTCGCCGTGGTGGAGCAGGTAGCGCAAATCCGTTTCCGCTACCTGGAAGGGTTCCACCGAATAAGGCATGTCGGCCACAACACAACCCGCCGACACCAGTTTTTGCATCACACGCCGGCACGCCTCATCCACCGGCGCGTCCGTTACCGCCACATCAAGTACCGTTGTTCTCATATTCGACCTCCTCAGCGAGCGCCCGGGCGCGACCACGTTGCGTGGATAGTTCGCGCCTGAAGGGATCTTCCGAATGGCTAAGTGCTCCGTTGACCGGTGCTGCTAGCGTTATCAGTGCTGCGTCTGGAGCATTACTTGGAGGATTCGGAGTATGACGGATTTATGACAAATAGTAAATATTTCCTTACATCATGAAGGGTTATTTTCGTACTGGCCGGTACATGATCCGGGCCCGAATCAAAGCCAGCCTGCCTTCTTGAATCGCCGGTACAGGTAGCCGCACACGGCCGCTATCGTACACAGTGCGAACGGATAGCCGTATTTCCACTTCAGCTCCGGCATGTATTCGAAGTTCATGCCCCAGATGCCTGCAAACGCGGTGAATACCGCGAAGATCGCCGCATACGAGGCCAGCTTCTTGCTGATGTCGTTTTCCTCGATCGCCACCATCGACAGCGTGACCTGGATCGCCGTATTGATCGTGTCGCGCACCGCGTCGAGCCGGCCGGCGATGCGGAACAGGTGGTCGTGCACGTCGCGGAAGTAATCCTGGGTTTCCGCCACCACGGCGGGCACCCGGCCGCCGTGCAGGCGCCCCATCGCGTCCATCAGCGGCATCACCGCGTGGCGCAACACCAGCGCCTTGCGTTTCAGCGCATACAGGCGTTCCACGTTGGCGCGCTGTTCGTCCTTCTGGCTGAAGATGTGGTCCTCGATCGATTCGAGTTCCGATTCCAGCATGTCGACGATGGGGAAATAACGGTCGACCACGGCGTCCACCAGTGCATACAGCACGAAGCCTGCGCCCTTGCCCAGCTGGTGCGGTTCCCGTTCGGCGCGGGCGCGCACGCCGAGGAAATCTTGGGGCGAATCGCGCCGCACCGACAGCACATAGTTCGTCCCCGCGAACACGGCCAGCTGGCCGACCTTCAGCTGGTCCCCTTGCATTTCCACGATGTGCACGACGACGAAGATGTTGTTGCCGTACTCCTCCATCTTGGGCCGCTGGTGGCCGCGGGCCGCATCCTCGATGGCCAGTTCGTGCAGGCTGAATTCGTCCTGCATGAGGGCGATTTCATCCACGTCCGGGTCGCGCAGCGCGACCCACACGAACGTCTCGGGTTCCTTGAGGTATTCACTGATGTCCACGACGGGGACATCGAGCAGTTTCTTGCCTTCCTGGTAGGCGACGCAGTTGATCAGCATGTTGACTTGCAGTGTAGGTGACGCAAATGCATGAGCTTACAGCATTGTCGATGTTGCAAAAATACGTCAGGCGATGCAAGCAAACCACAACGACATTGGAAGCGCTACCAAATTTCATGTTTGCGCTATTCATTTATATCAGCCGCTTCACTATGATGGCCGCCTTTATCAGGCTTGCTGATACCATTTTGCATATCAGTGATGGCATAAAAGTTATTGGATTACGGGTAGGCTAAGGGCTAGATTCGCATTCAAGGGCAGCAAATATTTCAGCTGGCGCACGAACGATCACGTCCGTGATTGATGATTGCGCATATCATTTAGCGCTACCGAGTGAGACCACGAAGCTTGTACGTTGCTGTTGTTTCTTCCAGTAATACATTGATCCAGTAAAAAAACACGCGGCACGGGTCGAACCCGGCCGACCAAGGCCTCGAGCCAACAATAACGGAGACATGGATGAACAAAAAGTATGCAGGCGCGCCGCTGCGCCGGATGGGCCGCGGGCGCGATGCGCTCGTGATGAGCATGATGTCGGCACTCGTCGGCGGTGCCTGTGCGCAGGCGCAGACCGATGTGCCCCCGGGGCCCGTCCCTGCCGCGACAAGCACCGGCACCGCGGCCCAGGGATCCCCAGTGCTGCCCACGGTGACCGTCAGCGGCTTTCGCAGCTCGCTCGGCCTGTCGGCTGCGGAAAAGCGCGACAACATCGGCCTGTCCGATACCGTGTTCTCGGAGGACATGGGCAAGTTCCCCGACCCGAACATCGCCGATGCGCTGTCGCGCGTGCCGGGCGTGCAGGTGACCCGCGCCTCGATCGACGGCGAAGGCATGAACATCTCGATCCGCGGCATGGGCCCGGCCTTCACGCGCGTGCTGCTGAACGGCGCACCGATGGCGTCCGCGTCGGCCGGCAGCTGGGGCGGCAACATCAGCGCCAACCGCGAAGTGGACATGGACTTCCTGCCGTCCGAACTGTTCCGCAGCGCCAGCGTGTACAAGAGCCAGCAGGCCAGCGTGATCGAGGGCGGCATTGCCGGCACCGTCAACATGCGCAGCGTGCGCCCGTTCGACAAGCAAGGCCTGCGCTCGGCCTTCACGCTGTCCGGCAACTACCGCGACCGCGACGGCAAATGGGGCAACACGGGATCGGGCCTGATCAGCAACACATGGAACAGCAGCACCTTCGGCCGCTTCGGCATCCTCGGCGGCGTGGCGTGGGGGAACACGAAGTACAAGACCGACGCCTTCCAGACCGTGGACATGCGCAACCTGCAACTGAAATCGTTCCAGGCCAACGCGGCGGACAAGCCGAACAGCACCGGCGGCGGCTCGCAGTCGACACCGGATACCGTGCCCTCCGGCCTGCCGCTGGCCTCCCTGCCCTCGTATGCGCAATCGGTGCTCGTGCCCGGCAAGCAGATCGATCGCAACATGCTGCTGGCGCTGAACCCCGGCGCGACGATCCAGCAGATCGACAACGGCCTGATGGGCCGCCTGGGCCGCCACATCATCTACCAGGGCGAACGCAAGCGCGCCGGTGAAGTGATCAGCGTGCAGTGGCAGCCGAACGACCAGTGGGACATCTACCTGGACACGCTGTTCGCGCAAAAGGAAAACAGCATGCTGTCCGAAGGCATGAACGTGGGCACGCGCGCCAACACGCCGATCCCCATCGGCCTCGAATTCGACCGCAGCGACTGCACCATCGGCTGCGTGATCACCAAGGGCACGTTCGCCAACACATTCTGGTCGCTGGAATTCCGGCCGATGCAGGAGAAGACCGTGTTCCGCAGCTTCAACCCGGGCTTCGAATGGCGCCCGGCGGACAAGTGGACGGTCGACGGCCACGTGAACTACACGAAAAGCACCTTCTGGCGCGACATGCCGACCGTGCTGCTGGCCACCCGGTCCGCGAACTCGGTCATCGACTACGACAACACCACGCCGGGACAGACGCCCACCTACACGGGCAACCTGGACGTCAACGACCCGGCCAACTTCGGCTGGTACCAGGCCGGCCAGAACCTGTCCGGGCTGCGCATGGACCTGTACGAGCGCACCAACACCACCAAGGGTTCGCGCCTGAACGTGGCCTGGGGCGACAGCGACCTGTCGCTGAAAGTGGGCGCGGCGTGGGATGACAT is part of the Pseudoduganella lutea genome and encodes:
- a CDS encoding arsenate reductase ArsC, whose protein sequence is MTEKVYNVLFLCTGNAVRSIMAEALVTTMGNGRFRGFSAGSRPAGSVDPLALEQIAPTGYPLDRLRSKSWDEFAAPGAPQMDFIFTVCDDAAGESCPFWPGHPITAHWSVEDPAVVQGTEEHRRAAYHQAFHQIRARMSIFVALPLHMLEKNAIHQELAAIGRAA
- the corA gene encoding magnesium/cobalt transporter CorA, which translates into the protein MLINCVAYQEGKKLLDVPVVDISEYLKEPETFVWVALRDPDVDEIALMQDEFSLHELAIEDAARGHQRPKMEEYGNNIFVVVHIVEMQGDQLKVGQLAVFAGTNYVLSVRRDSPQDFLGVRARAEREPHQLGKGAGFVLYALVDAVVDRYFPIVDMLESELESIEDHIFSQKDEQRANVERLYALKRKALVLRHAVMPLMDAMGRLHGGRVPAVVAETQDYFRDVHDHLFRIAGRLDAVRDTINTAIQVTLSMVAIEENDISKKLASYAAIFAVFTAFAGIWGMNFEYMPELKWKYGYPFALCTIAAVCGYLYRRFKKAGWL
- a CDS encoding TonB-dependent receptor; its protein translation is MNKKYAGAPLRRMGRGRDALVMSMMSALVGGACAQAQTDVPPGPVPAATSTGTAAQGSPVLPTVTVSGFRSSLGLSAAEKRDNIGLSDTVFSEDMGKFPDPNIADALSRVPGVQVTRASIDGEGMNISIRGMGPAFTRVLLNGAPMASASAGSWGGNISANREVDMDFLPSELFRSASVYKSQQASVIEGGIAGTVNMRSVRPFDKQGLRSAFTLSGNYRDRDGKWGNTGSGLISNTWNSSTFGRFGILGGVAWGNTKYKTDAFQTVDMRNLQLKSFQANAADKPNSTGGGSQSTPDTVPSGLPLASLPSYAQSVLVPGKQIDRNMLLALNPGATIQQIDNGLMGRLGRHIIYQGERKRAGEVISVQWQPNDQWDIYLDTLFAQKENSMLSEGMNVGTRANTPIPIGLEFDRSDCTIGCVITKGTFANTFWSLEFRPMQEKTVFRSFNPGFEWRPADKWTVDGHVNYTKSTFWRDMPTVLLATRSANSVIDYDNTTPGQTPTYTGNLDVNDPANFGWYQAGQNLSGLRMDLYERTNTTKGSRLNVAWGDSDLSLKVGAAWDDIERRYRGYSTADAWMNVACGNNVNARLFGPNPQLRSPGCDGRSTPGPIADAATAYPGYGTGYTAGGAPLAYLGSVVPNAAVPNYAYSSNHGFITVDWPKFAKDTDYQYFRDNIYNGFNSGSGGYIREVVSSAYAEINGRAEVFGRTLRYNAGLRHARTKQTIGDLSSVADPRNAGLQAGGLYPNISSWAYETVHYSNTLPSMTLAYNITPDTIFRLSGSKSLTRANPADLRQTRLSIGDQGARQGNLTNPNLKPFAANNYDAGIEYYFSREAYVAGSVFAKDITSRPGLRVLQYTLAELDALYGEIGLTDAQQVAVAASGGRANHLVEITAPYNIDTKLKVRGVELTWQQPLDMLPVKGFGFTGNFTYTKQTDEAANAPPVAGVPPRTNNFTLYYERNGLSARVSRQYTASHVVNTSTGLSVPGGAYAYTTERKQVDLSLSMNLKRMFNFAYNTDLTLSAWNLNNAISQTYTQFGNAIYDEYKPGRSYTMSLRTAF